The following proteins come from a genomic window of Spirochaetota bacterium:
- a CDS encoding adenylate/guanylate cyclase domain-containing protein: MATRRSIVVSASEDRLEKLIQDRLKPGADKKTIDERIWDLFGEDWCVMFTDLSGFSRGVAKFGIIHFLQTISEAERLLIPIIEDNDGILLKVEGDSFLVIFRNAKKALQSAISMQRALKTYNTDKPDEEKVLLCVGLGYGSMLRIGDTDVFGAEVNAASKLGEDTADAWEILVTEAVKTRAEGMPDISFEPIKEVPPGAEKAYTTRYVL, from the coding sequence ATGGCCACACGCAGATCAATAGTCGTGAGCGCGTCCGAGGACAGGCTCGAGAAGCTTATCCAGGATCGCCTGAAACCGGGTGCCGATAAGAAGACGATCGACGAGAGGATATGGGACCTTTTCGGCGAAGATTGGTGCGTGATGTTTACGGACCTTTCCGGCTTCTCGCGCGGCGTGGCGAAGTTCGGCATCATACATTTCCTGCAGACGATATCGGAAGCGGAGAGGCTCCTTATCCCGATCATCGAAGACAACGACGGCATTTTACTCAAGGTGGAGGGGGACAGCTTCCTGGTCATCTTCCGTAACGCGAAGAAAGCCCTGCAGTCCGCCATCTCCATGCAGCGTGCGTTAAAGACTTACAACACCGACAAGCCCGACGAAGAGAAGGTCCTCCTGTGCGTGGGACTGGGCTACGGCAGCATGCTCAGGATAGGCGACACGGACGTGTTTGGCGCCGAGGTGAATGCCGCGAGCAAGCTGGGCGAGGACACGGCCGATGCCTGGGAGATCCTTGTCACCGAGGCGGTGAAGACGCGCGCCGAGGGCATGCCGGATATCTCATTCGAGCCGATCAAGGAGGTCCCCCCGGGCGCGGAGAAGGCGTACACGACGCGCTACGTTCTCTAA
- a CDS encoding response regulator yields the protein MNKLPGTFLAVLIALLSSLPAIGSTPSGPAVIDTAEKEYFIGRSLDILEDKTGELSFEEACSPTRSDLFISSEKDIPNYSFSKSAYWVRFRVTFPRKESPENMNWFIKCSWHGLTSVTAYMPEPGNRYRKSETGIIYAPDTRDVPDRFFLFKMREFPGETVTVYIRVMSLGAVLIPLSIISEKIHYREVHREYIFTGAFFGILIIMILYHLFLYAAVRNRDYLYFIYYILSLIIIQMLEDGSLVYYLPSGGARGDTIIMVFFSAAAMILGVLFFKHILNLKEDLPAAAKLVNLLILVFVLLAFSSFLLPMGLFWILFYIILLFTILVSAGISVIRIMQEYDIARYYVIILILSVIGKATSSLIRFDLVPLNWLTLHMHPIFSIATAVILSYAISLHIRVMEQERILAQERAIENLKKAERMKDEFLANTSHELKTPLHGIVGLSELMLRGGRTISIDRVFENLSLISANGRRLASLVNDILDFSSMKHGGLSLNLKSVNCHDSVSMVVSLLAPLVESKAVEIRNSIRKDFAHVRADDERFRQILTNLVGNSIKFTPYGVIEVSARLIQTGGRDTAEMAEIRVYDTGTGIRPEDKARIFNSFEQGEGSISRMLGGTGLGLAITKKLVELQGGTIRAESEPGKGSSFFFTLPVQDIEDHTESDEPIVAGENPVTLTGDTLPAGLESDSGTITSKPDGGRPSILITDDDPVSVKILHDFLSGLDYAVHTTPDGRAALEILKDVRIDLLLLDVMMPGLSGYDVLKKIRETRSPEELPVILITAKSQIDDIKRGFDAGANDYIIKPFMIEEISHRVENMLKLRNILIPDEPGLSINEKGSSRFIPYKDLIYLSSSGKKTVAHTTRNDVEILMLIKELERKLPGTFIRIHKQFIINTEFLEEVVHIRSGHYEAILNDADDTRLNVSRTHIGTLREFLKRKRGDVTL from the coding sequence ATGAATAAACTTCCCGGCACATTCCTGGCGGTTTTAATTGCCTTACTATCCTCACTCCCGGCCATAGGATCAACCCCGAGCGGACCTGCTGTAATCGATACCGCGGAGAAGGAATATTTCATAGGCCGAAGTCTCGATATCCTTGAAGATAAAACCGGTGAACTCAGTTTTGAAGAGGCATGTTCGCCAACACGCTCCGATCTTTTTATTTCATCTGAAAAGGACATTCCTAACTACAGCTTTTCAAAATCAGCATACTGGGTCAGGTTCAGGGTCACCTTCCCCCGAAAAGAAAGCCCCGAAAACATGAACTGGTTTATAAAATGCAGCTGGCACGGTCTTACATCGGTAACGGCATATATGCCCGAACCGGGCAACAGGTACAGGAAGAGCGAGACGGGGATCATTTATGCGCCGGACACAAGGGATGTCCCTGACAGGTTCTTCTTATTTAAAATGAGGGAATTTCCGGGTGAAACAGTCACGGTTTACATTCGTGTCATGTCACTGGGCGCCGTGCTTATACCCCTTTCGATTATCTCTGAAAAAATACATTATCGAGAAGTGCACAGGGAATATATCTTTACCGGCGCGTTTTTCGGCATCTTGATAATAATGATTTTGTACCACTTGTTCTTATATGCGGCAGTGCGCAACAGGGACTATCTCTATTTTATTTACTACATACTTTCTCTGATCATTATCCAGATGCTGGAAGACGGGTCACTCGTTTATTATCTGCCCTCAGGGGGCGCTCGAGGTGATACGATTATCATGGTGTTCTTCAGCGCAGCCGCCATGATTCTTGGGGTGCTTTTTTTTAAACATATTCTTAACCTGAAAGAGGACCTTCCCGCAGCGGCAAAACTGGTAAACCTGTTGATCCTTGTTTTTGTACTCCTCGCGTTCTCAAGCTTTTTACTCCCGATGGGACTGTTCTGGATCCTGTTCTATATTATTTTATTATTCACTATATTGGTATCGGCGGGTATTTCAGTCATCCGTATTATGCAGGAATACGATATCGCCAGGTATTATGTAATAATATTAATCCTTAGTGTTATTGGTAAAGCAACCAGCTCTCTTATCAGGTTTGACCTGGTTCCACTCAATTGGTTAACGCTTCATATGCACCCGATATTCTCTATAGCAACGGCCGTTATTCTATCCTATGCCATCAGCCTGCACATAAGGGTGATGGAACAGGAGCGCATCCTGGCGCAGGAGCGTGCGATTGAAAATCTAAAAAAAGCCGAACGGATGAAAGACGAGTTCCTGGCCAACACTTCACATGAACTGAAAACGCCGCTTCACGGGATCGTGGGCCTTTCCGAGCTGATGCTCAGAGGCGGGAGGACGATTTCCATTGATCGCGTATTTGAAAATCTTTCGCTCATATCGGCCAACGGGCGGCGTCTCGCGTCCCTTGTGAATGACATACTCGATTTTTCCAGTATGAAACACGGCGGCCTGTCGCTTAACCTTAAATCAGTGAACTGCCATGATTCCGTGTCCATGGTGGTTTCGCTCCTCGCGCCTCTTGTTGAGAGTAAAGCGGTGGAGATAAGAAACAGTATCCGGAAGGACTTCGCACATGTACGGGCGGACGATGAGAGGTTCAGGCAGATACTGACGAATCTCGTAGGAAACTCCATTAAGTTCACACCGTACGGTGTAATCGAAGTATCCGCGCGACTAATACAAACCGGCGGTCGAGATACGGCGGAAATGGCGGAAATCCGCGTATACGACACGGGAACGGGGATCAGGCCCGAGGACAAAGCGCGGATATTCAACTCTTTTGAACAGGGCGAAGGCTCAATCTCACGCATGCTCGGCGGGACGGGCCTGGGACTGGCAATTACCAAAAAGCTTGTCGAGCTTCAGGGCGGTACCATACGCGCGGAGTCGGAGCCGGGTAAGGGTTCTTCGTTCTTCTTCACACTGCCTGTCCAGGATATCGAAGACCACACGGAATCCGATGAGCCGATTGTCGCCGGGGAAAATCCGGTCACCCTGACCGGAGATACGCTTCCCGCGGGATTGGAATCGGATTCCGGGACCATCACGTCAAAGCCCGATGGCGGCAGACCTTCAATCCTCATCACCGATGACGATCCCGTGTCTGTTAAAATACTCCACGATTTCCTCTCCGGGCTTGATTATGCCGTGCATACGACTCCTGACGGACGGGCGGCCCTTGAAATTCTAAAAGACGTTCGAATAGACCTCCTTCTTCTTGACGTCATGATGCCGGGCCTTTCCGGTTACGATGTGCTTAAAAAAATAAGGGAGACGCGTTCACCGGAAGAGCTCCCTGTTATTCTTATCACGGCCAAATCGCAGATTGATGACATTAAGAGGGGGTTCGATGCCGGCGCAAATGACTATATTATCAAACCCTTCATGATAGAGGAGATTTCACACCGAGTGGAAAACATGCTTAAACTCAGGAACATCCTCATTCCCGATGAACCGGGTCTGTCAATTAATGAGAAGGGGAGCAGCAGATTTATCCCGTATAAGGATTTGATTTATCTCTCATCCTCCGGGAAAAAAACCGTGGCCCATACTACCAGGAATGATGTGGAAATACTCATGCTGATTAAAGAACTGGAACGGAAGCTCCCCGGGACTTTTATACGAATCCACAAGCAGTTCATTATTAATACGGAATTTCTGGAAGAAGTCGTTCATATCAGGAGCGGACATTATGAAGCGATCCTCAATGATGCCGATGATACAAGGCTCAATGTAAGCCGCACGCATATAGGCACTCTCAGGGAATTTTTGAAGAGAAAGCGCGGGGATGTAACATTATGA
- a CDS encoding alpha/beta hydrolase codes for MITELRFKASASSGEVGAIMMRPPDARKLLVLAHGAGAGMRSPFMEETARELAAIQVATFRYQFPYMENGRKPPDPRPILTATVLAAIEAARAAAPDLPLFAGGKSLGGRMSSLAALPPQVRGLVFFGFPLHAPGKSSNERAGHLAGVRVPMLFLQGTRDSFAGLALLRPVCEGLGERATLFTIEGADHSFHVPRSSGTSDGEVLKKLARETADWMEGVG; via the coding sequence ATGATCACGGAACTTCGCTTCAAGGCAAGCGCCTCTTCCGGCGAGGTGGGAGCGATCATGATGCGCCCGCCCGACGCGCGCAAGCTTCTCGTCCTCGCCCACGGCGCGGGGGCGGGGATGCGCTCACCGTTCATGGAGGAGACGGCGCGTGAGTTAGCGGCGATCCAGGTGGCGACCTTCCGCTACCAGTTCCCATACATGGAAAACGGCAGGAAACCCCCGGACCCGCGCCCCATACTCACCGCAACGGTCCTCGCGGCCATTGAAGCCGCACGGGCGGCAGCGCCCGATCTCCCGCTTTTTGCGGGTGGAAAATCCCTGGGCGGACGCATGAGCTCGCTGGCGGCGCTCCCGCCCCAGGTGCGCGGGCTCGTCTTCTTCGGCTTCCCGCTTCACGCGCCGGGAAAATCCTCCAACGAGAGGGCGGGACACCTGGCCGGGGTGCGCGTCCCGATGCTTTTCCTCCAGGGGACCCGCGATTCCTTCGCCGGTCTCGCGCTGTTACGTCCCGTCTGCGAGGGGCTGGGGGAGCGCGCGACGCTCTTTACAATCGAGGGGGCGGACCATTCCTTCCACGTGCCCAGGAGCTCCGGGACAAGCGATGGGGAGGTTTTAAAGAAGCTTGCGCGCGAAACGGCCGACTGGATGGAGGGGGTGGGTTAA